From Methanosarcinales archaeon, a single genomic window includes:
- the pheA gene encoding prephenate dehydratase produces MIIGLLGPEGTYSEKAAIKLDTSAQLNYFNDLEEVIESVIIGEVDYGILPIENSLEGPIGITMDALLEYNIYIIGEVIIPIRHCLLSKGRIEDINVILSHPQAIAQCHKFIRANFKDNKVQTTGSTSHAAQAVSSSTDMAAIASRESAQKYGLNILADDIQDYKANYTRFVVLGKHIPDRTGNDKTSIIIHLLHDRPGALHDLLGEFVKYDINLTKIESRPSKMGLGDYLFYIDMEGHQRDKNVKKALEGIKNLVDQVKIIGSYPKNTDKSMMS; encoded by the coding sequence ATGATTATTGGATTACTTGGACCTGAAGGGACATATTCTGAAAAAGCTGCCATAAAATTGGATACCAGTGCTCAACTTAATTATTTCAATGACCTGGAAGAAGTAATCGAATCTGTTATTATTGGAGAAGTTGATTACGGCATTCTACCTATTGAGAATTCATTGGAAGGACCGATCGGCATTACCATGGATGCTCTCCTGGAATACAACATTTATATAATAGGAGAGGTCATTATTCCCATCCGGCACTGCCTGCTTTCAAAGGGACGAATTGAAGATATAAATGTGATATTATCACATCCCCAGGCCATTGCTCAATGCCATAAATTCATACGTGCCAATTTCAAGGATAATAAGGTTCAAACCACAGGAAGTACTTCACATGCTGCCCAGGCTGTATCCAGTTCAACTGATATGGCTGCAATAGCATCCAGGGAATCAGCACAGAAATATGGCCTGAATATCCTTGCAGATGATATCCAGGACTACAAAGCAAATTATACCAGATTTGTGGTGCTGGGAAAACATATACCTGATAGGACCGGTAATGATAAAACCTCAATAATAATTCACTTGCTTCATGATAGACCTGGAGCCCTGCATGATCTATTGGGTGAATTTGTTAAATATGATATTAACCTGACCAAGATTGAATCCAGACCTTCAAAAATGGGTTTGGGAGATTATTTATTTTATATCGATATGGAAGGGCATCAACGGGATAAAAATGTAAAAAAGGCTCTTGAAGGGATTAAAAATCTTGTAGACCAGGTCAAGATTATCGGATCATATCCCAAAAACACCGACAAATCAATGATGAGTTAA